In Phragmites australis chromosome 18, lpPhrAust1.1, whole genome shotgun sequence, the genomic window GATCTGCAACTGCCATCATATCCATAATCTCCCCTTGACCAGGCAAAGTGATTGCTTTCGCAATGAATTCCTGTAGGAAATCACAATAGCTGTTTTGTAATTGAAATTAATGCCATAAATCAAAATCAAACTAAAAAGTAATTACTTTATCCAAGCTTGTGTTGCGCAGAATTGATCTGAGTCCATCAACAaattttggatttaggaccagTGTTTTCTGCTGCTGGAAGTCGGCTACGAGACTGAGCATCAACTTACGTGCCAAAATTTGGCCAGCTTCCCATCTAGGGAATAAACAAATCGTTAGATTAAACTCTCTAATAAAAATAGCAAATATCTTAGTCTCACTCAGATCAGAACAAACCTGTTAAATTCATCCGAATCATAGGCAAGTAAGAAAAATAAGTCGCTCTCACTCAGATCAGAATCAAGACGGACAGGAGCACTGTATCCCCTCAACAAGGAAGGAACTGGCCTCTCAGGCACGTTGTGAAATATGAACTCTTCTTCCTTCTGAACAATAAAAGCATGTTTGAATATCAGAAAAGAATGTCATGAAACAATTAATGTTTGATGCAAATAGAAAACTGCAACTAGGTGCCTATGCACGTGTCAACCACAGGTCAATTACTTGACTACGATTCAAATCTTAATCCCTACACAAAATTTGAGGTCCTACAAAATGGCTTCTGAATGTAAACCCACAAAAAGTTTAAGGTGGCAATTGTAGCAAAGTATCAGTAGCACCACACTGAATGAAGAACAAATGCCAGAACTAACCGCACAATAAACAATAGGTTCATAAGATTGGGTGGAGAATTCACAAGTCAAATCATGGCACTTTAAGTTTGTTACTTAAGAAAGAGAATGGCATTCCAATTACCTTTTTAAATTGAAGCACAGTAGTGAAGACTGGTTGGTCATCATTAGAGAGTGTTTGGAGCATTCCATCACTGTAAATGGAAGTTAGGGGCATATCTTTTCCAGCAGAGTCTACAAGTCCAACTGCAACAGGTATGAACATTGACTCTTTCACCAGTTGGCCAGGTGTGGGTGGCACTTCTTGgctaaaatattagaaaaaagcAGATGATTTAGTTAGAAATGTACTAATTTCACCAATTAACTACGAAAGGAAGAAAAACAAGTATTAGGGTATGTAAAATCCATGTACCACTAGCATGAACAGAAACAAATGGAAATAGAGAAATAGGGAAGAATCATTCAACATGCATCTAATCATAAGTATTAAAGGTAAATAAGTAATGCAAAACTGGAGAGTGTGGAAGCTTACCTAAGTTTCAAAGAGAATGTCTGAGAACTAGCATCATATGAAGATGCCACCTTGACAGTAGGCGTACCTGCTTGAGAGTACCTATTGGATGGTTCTTTCACAATAAGATCGTGTTTGCAAACATGTAACATGATTGAAAGATAGGTGTCTACTACCATTGTAAGAAGTTTGGCAGTTGTGCATTATTTGCATCACACATGGCTGCGTAGAAGTCTTCACAAGTGACAGCTTGCCCATCATGCCTTTGGAAATAAAGATCCATGCCCTGCAGGAGAAGACGAACTGGTAAATAAACCAAATGGATGTGTAACAGTGTAACACACATTCAACAACTGAAGAAAGGGAGACATATCCCATGGCAAACATGATGTGCACAAGATTCACAATATAAGGCAATGTCTCGATTTTCTCATATAAATGTAAGCAACGACACCTCTTACTGTAAAAATATGATACACGGGAGATTCAGAAAATACTTGAAGTCAAATCTTGAACTTTGACCACTGGTATGCGCAAAAGCATTTTAATGAAAAGTAATTCCTTATCATGATTTTTGCTAACAtataattagaaaaattaacGGTCAAGGGTTTATATCAGAGACAGTGCCCATGTCTAAAACGACTAGTATAAGAGAATGGAGGAGAGGTAATACTTCCTCTGTCCAAATAACCAGAGGAAGTACTATGGATCATCAACATGGTCTTGTACATTTTTGGTCAAGGCTCAACTTTTACCTTTCGGAACCCTGATGCTCCAAACATGGTCTTGTACATTCTGACAACTTCAGCACCCTATAACAAGTACATGTCCAAGTCACATCTGATAGTAATTTTCTATCAAGGCGCAGAAACAGAAAAGAGAAAGTATGCAACAAACGAACCTTCTCGTAAACCTGTGATGAAGCCGATAACGATTGGATGAAGAAATAGAAAGCAACAAAAAAGAATGTCATCGTTCCACTCATTACAGTATCACAGTGTTTGCTTAACATGAAACAGCATGAAAAATGCGTACCGTCACTGCCAAGTTGTTCCAATCAAAGTTACCGGGGAAGGTTCATCAGATAAGGTTTCAGGGATTCAACAGGGGATTGAAAATAATTAGTTGACGGCTTTGAGCATCTCACTGCATGCAGTAAACTTCATAGACAAAATAACTCACCGGTATAGAAGTTGTCCATCTGCCAGTCAAATTAAACAAATTATACACCAGATCTTTATGGTGGTTGCAAGCTACAGAGTAAATAAATTCAAATGACTGAACAATTGAATATTAGCACCTTGATATATGAATGGGGGCGGATAGGATGTGCCATAGGCCCAGCATCCTGGATATCGGGGGGAAAATCACAGGGTGGTCAGAATAAATCATGCTGCTGCACTTTAGTTCAGTCTGCAACAAACTAACTGTAATGCAGTGGCAGAGTGCAGATGGAGAAAACCTGAGGGAATTGATAGATTCTGAGTTTGGAGACATCAGCAATACGTTTTACTGTACGACAGCCAAGATCCGACGAGAACTCCTGCAAAACTGATTTCATCAGCGGAGTAAGATGAAAAAACAAACTTGCAGCAACTAACACATGGTCTACTGCCTGAGTACCTGATCCCTGAAGACAGTCAGTCCTTCTTTGAGGGTTAGCTGGAACCAATCACGACAAGTCACTCTGCAATAGTATAGAGATAAGGAGACCATTCCCATTCAGCTATCCCCAACTAGAACTATTCATACGACTGCAAACTCATCAAGCAAAGCGCTAATTGAtgaattcagaaaaaaatataaataaagaagCAAAAAATATGAACATATATTCAATCAGTTATGAAGGAATTAAATACTACTTTTGAGAAACATAATTATCAATAGAAGATACATCCAGTATGGTGATATCGTAAAGACAGTTACCTATTCCCAGTCCAGTTGTGGAAATACTGCAAAAGTAACAAGCTGTAAGTGCAACTGAATCCATGAAAAAATGGGTTACCACATCAAGAAAAATCAAGTATACCTACAAATATATGTACCTCATGTCCAATGACACCCAAAATTGCAGCATAATCACCATCAGTGGCAGTCTCTGGTGATGCCAACACAAGTCTAGATTGAAATATCTGTTTATTGACAAACCAGAGTATTAGAAATTAATTGGTGCGCAAATATTTCCCGAGCAAATGTAAAATCTTACGTTCAAGCTCTTGTTCTCCATCGCTCCCCTGCAATTAACAGAGTTACTTTTATCAGTAGACTTTTTCGAGTCATACCAGATTAGAATTGGGCAATTGGCTTGTTTACACTTAACCAAAATAGGAGGTTCAACAAGATCAGCCCATACTCCTACAGAAGAAAGGCAATTCCATTTCCAAAAGGTACTGCAATGTGCTGATGCAAATAAGGAGAAAGAACTTACATATTGAAATCAGGAACAACAACAATGTTGAATAAATCAAGATCATATTCAAGACCAAAGACCTGGCAGTTGGCACACCAAAAAGGCAGAATTGGATCAGCAATCTGATTGAAACTAAAGAAACTGTAGATAAATTATAGGACAAATGAATCTGGACCAACCTCCTCATCCCATTTCATTGCTGCTTTAAGAGAATACATAGCATGCACTGTTTTTGGTAAATCTTGGCCAGGAGTCCAAATTCGAAGTGTTACGTTGCGGCCAGAGCATGTAACAAATGAGTCCTCCCGGCATTCCAACTGACCAGCAACTAGAGCAAATAAGTAGCTCGGTTTCTTGAAGGGATCCTCCCACAATGCATAATGGTTTCCACCCTGcagttcaaaaagaaaaagaaaaagaaaatggcatACAGTGATTATTCCTTTCTTAGCTCTAGAGAATAGTGATTGCGTTAGGAAGCTAGTGTACCTCAAGATCTCCCTGTTCGATAAGATTCCCGTTGGACAACAATACTGGATACAGGGTTTTATCAGCTTCAATACGGCAAGTATATTTCGCCATAACATCTGGGCGATCCTGTAATAACATTCAACATTTCCAAATACAAGTCATTTATTGATGAAACACCAACAAATGACAAAAGATAGTCTTTAATAGAGACAAAACATGATATCTGATGCAGATGTCATATATCAGAACACAAGTATACATGGATTGAGTATATGATATCCGATATTCATAAACAATAGGTAAATCATAACACCAAATTATAGAGTAATTTTACTGAAAGCATAACTACCTGAAAGTAGGTGATTTTCCGGAATCCTTCTGCTTCACACTGAGTGCAAAAATTACCAGTCGATTTGTACAGCCCCTGTAAATTTACAAGAAATTAGAATAGAAAACACCACTAGCTGTTAATCTATATTACATCTTAAAGAATACAGTCTGCAGCCCTCTAAAAGCAGTCAGTACCTCCAAAGATGTGTTTAGCTGAGGATATATTTCCGTAACAATCTCCAAGTTGAATACACTAGCAGGTGGTGCTGCAAGCGTCAGATGGCGTGAATTGACCATATACTCTTCACTCTAGCATTCAGTAGATACAGGCAGGTGAGGAATAATATAGTAGTATAAAATGCAAGAAcacttttctaaaaaaagacaTACATATCAATTGCAGCTGGGTTACTAATCACTGTGATGGGTATCAGGATTCATCCCCTATCAGACTAGGAACATATGCAGGGTAGAGATGCAATAAAATAGATGCCACCCACTGACTCACTGCAAGTATCCATGGGAAGATTTTCAATTATAACTAGTGCAATAGTAAAACATAGAATGAAGCAAACAATTTGATGCCACAACCCATAAGCGACCTCTTGGATATTGGTGAATGTTACTATAAACAAAACTATATCTCTGGAAGTGCTTCTTATCATCTCATCATAATCCCCacaaaaaaattacacatatgGGCCCCTATCTTGTGCAAGCCTGCATCTGATTTACTTTTTTTGGCTTGGAAATAAGAAAATTATGAGTATCAAATATACAATCATTCCAAGTAGGTACAAAAAGGAGTTTCTGCCCACTGTTTGTTGAATAATCTTGCGATATTACCATCAGCATATTTCCCAGTAGGTGCCATATGTGCCTTCTACAAATAAGTGCcaagaaaagctcaaagatTTAAAGGGCAGAAGATATTTATCAAGTTCCGAAATTTACAAAAACTCATTATTGAAACTACAGAAGGTAAAGCAGGACATGATCGTAACATGATAGGGATGACAAAGAAGTAGAATGCTCTGGGATTATCTTGCAATTTGCAACATTTAAGCACGTAAAGAACAGGTTGCATGGACCTATTATCACCTTTAACTCAGTGCCATTGACTTTGATTGATAACAGCTTCAGGTCACACCCGTGAAGAACTAGTGGAGATGAGATGCCAGCTACAAAATATTACAATGAAAATTAGTTAGGATTTAGGAAGGTCCAGAACCTCACCTAAGACATTACAAAATATCTTCCCGTGATGtacatgagaaaaaaaagggagaacAGAAAAAGGCATCACCAGGAGATACAACTATGTTAGATGTAACTATGGTCTTTTCTTCACCAAGTTGAAATTGCAAATCCACCTGCAGTTGAGTCAGGTGACGATAAAAAGTTAGAAACATAATACAGGGAATAAATAGCAAGGAATCAACAGTCAATATACAGGAAACATAAAGCCCGGATATTGAACATTGGTGATCAATGAGTGCCATGATAACTATAcagactagcatatctacctaCGCAATAGACCCGTTTCAAAATATGTTGTTCTAGGATGCATGACTCTGAAAAGTAATGTACAGAATGTACTAGATCACTCATATGAAACAAATATTGGTACATTTGTCATCAAaagtattttgaaaatattattaGCTGCACCTTGTATTAATATATTACTTGAAAATGGTGGTCAAAGGTGCATAGCGGAAACTGTGTTGATGTCTAAAACAGCATATATTCCAATAGAAACTGGATTCCAAACTTCTCACCACAGATAGGTCAAGGCAATTAGAGAATTTCCAATAACAAAGTTCAGATACTGAAAGATGTGGAGGAAAGCAATTAGAAGAGGCATATAGTTACCGTGTCAAACAAATAATCAGGTTTCTTGTAATTTTTCAAGAATATCTCCTTAGGAGCATCCATCTCTGGTTCTTCAGTTGCAGCAGGAGGCGGCACTGTTGCAACAGAACAAGATGTCCTCTTGCTGACAAGCTTTACAGTCTGAAATATGGATGGGATGGGAAAACCAATGAGGAGAATACAAATGGAAGAGACATTAGAGTGCATTGTATCTGACGACTTAAAAAGAAATACACAGGTCTTTAGTACATTCCAATCTACTGGACAGTAGACGCAAACTCACAAACTTTTGTAGTAGCGCACAGTTATTTTCCAAAAGACGATACTAACATTTGGCGATAAGAAAGGCTCCGATATAGTCCAATGTGAACCGTACAACAATGCAAACCAAAATCTATCAGCAATGCCCATAATGCCACACAAAGAAAGAAGGTATAATTAAATGCGGTTAACACCATGCAACAAGCTACAAAAATTTATCCAGGAAACAAGAGGGAGCGAGGGACCCTACATCCTTCCTTAAATTAGCATGGGAGCTCGAGCAATTCTTCACTGAGGAACTCCTCTTTGATGAGCACGATGACAAGCTTTGATACTGCCAAAAAGGGAGGGGAATTAGTCAATCACTGACTACAATAAGTGTCTTTCCACATATTATAGTTAATTAAGATCCCTACCACACAATAAGTCTATCTGTTTATGTCAGAGGTATTTACATAAGAGACATTATTTAAGACTACTAGAGATAGCATACATGAACGAACGAACCCCAGTCACCAATACAGGCAATCTAATCTAACTTGAAATATAGATGTATACTGCAAGAAGCTGGACTAGGGCAATTCCAGTAAGTATCGAATAGTGGTACCAGATGCTAGCATCGTTTAACAGCTAGAGAGCTAACAGAATCGGAAAAAAGTATCAATTTTTAAGGAGTGGAAGGAGGAATTGTAGAGGAAGAGGAAGCTAGGGTCTAGAGCTTAGAGGGAGGGAGAGTGGAATCACATGGAAGGAGGAGAACGCGCCCAGAAACCCAGCCTTAACGAAACCGCAGCCTCGGCATGCCGCTGCGGGGCTAATGAGACGGCGAGCCATCCCAACTCAATCCCAAACGTCGTTCCAATACTAAACTGGTAGGTATCAGTTAGTACTCTTCCTTTGACACGCAGCAAGCAAAATAAATCGAATCGCAACAGAACAGAGCGGGCAAAGAAAAAGTTTGGATTTTGACTGCTCACAGTGCAGCAAAGAAAGTGGGATTCTGCGCAAGAAAATCACTAACTCTTAGAACAAGAGGGGAATCGATCAATCCGAGTGAGCAGCGAAGTCACGGGCTCCTTACCGAAGAGCGGAGAAATCAATCCAAGTCACCGGATGGATCTGCACTCCCAGCACCAGTGGAGTGGACGAGGGAATTGGAGGTGGCGGCGCGGCGGAAGACGGAAGTGGTTGAGGATGACAAGGCAGGCAGGAGCAGAACGCAGGACGGCGAGTATTTCTATTTCACAAGTTTGCGACGTGATGGCTTCTGGACCCACGTGTCGGTGAGAGCACTGCCTGGAAATATCTTAtatctcttttccttttcttttccgaaccccaaggaaaaaaaagatggtATCTTTTCGAGGAAAGAAAAACAGAAAAGTTATCTTCGCGATGAGTTCCCAGCCTGGTGCACAAGGTTGTTCGTGTGATGTGATGACAGCATTTGGAACGGCAGGAGTGGAGTGGCTACCACTGCCGTGACTGGCATTGTTCATTCAGTAAATATGTTCAATCTTGCCTTCCAATCAAATACGTAAAGAACTAGACGATCATATCTCATATAGAGATATTCCTCCTATCAAACATATCCTAAGTTTTTAAGGCTTCGGGGTTAAAAAACAGAAGTTTTGATTTTGAAACACATTAGCTTTTGTTTGGACACCGGAGTTTCATAATAAGTTTGGCGGTGGGGAAGTTGATGGCCATGACGAAGATAGCGGCAAGGAAGTAGATTGCAAACTTGTTGGGCTCGCGCGCGAGGTCGGGTTTCCTGGCTGACTAGCAGGATAGGGGCACTGCAAAGACAAAGAAGGGTGTCATGATGAGCATGGAGGCTATGAGGATGATTCAGGAGTGCTGCAGATTGACGCTGGCCAGCGCCGAAGGCCTGGGCGCAGATCATCTTGAGCGCGTTGCCCATGTTGAGGAGGAAACTGAGGGCAAAGGTGGCGAAGAGTAGATGGATGCGACGGCAAGGGGCAAGGCGATGAACATTTGGGTGATAGAGCTAATGGCGTACATGCTGAGGGTGTCGACGGCAATGGGCGTGCCCATGATCCAGAGGCGCTTGGACTCGTCTCACACCATCCGCGTCTCATCCCCAGCCATGCGCACCACCGTCACGTTATCGCGCTTTGAGGTCAggtactactacagaaaaggtcatcTCTGCCCTATTTCACTGTCAGTTCGAAAATAACTGATAGCAATAAGGTATCACTGATGGTTTATAAGCTGAACCGACAGATGAAGTattatgaggaaccgtccaaatagtattctatttaatcatcaggaggatcattatcaGTAATCACAACcttaatgattaatcagaatactatTCTGATAGTCCCGATACGTGTTTTGTCCCTAAGATCAGAACatatacctttccaacatataacatcacaacaaagcttaaaaaaaattgaataattaacatataacatcacaataaagtttaagaaagagcgagtaattaacattagattataagttcttaaacattacaacaatttacataaAAGATTAGATCAACTACACAGTGAAAATAAAACTATAGACAATAAAAAAAGAGTGGAGCCACACGCCCTTAGGATCCACCTACAACGTTTTGCCACTCGAGAGTAGTTGTCCACTCAGGCCTGCCACTAATATCGACAGACATGAAGTAGCCGaaaatgagctcctcctcaccagaAGTATCTGAAAGAGCAATGTGAGTACGAAGTTACTtacaaaacttaatccatatatggtacatatagataactcgactccaaagattatgcattgagccattagcaaggagaaTGCTACAAGGttatgtaaattcatatgcgtaaggAACCtagagacatatgtgtgagcatatatacttaactaaacaaacatttccaaacctgtaaacaacatgaacgtaaatataaatggaaccatctcatgtaatcaatgaCCGACAAAACTATACCAACCATCCCACATTCGTcatctacgaccgatgcaaatggataggaatatgctcatgactgagagcgcgataatttgaattgttttgaCACCCTACAGGGATACAACTTTAgccacacgacacgagaaccATACAGTTTGAGTGATCACATAGACCCATCCAATGGgatacccgtgtcaacctttttcataccgggaaccacccacttgcaatgctcctatggcaccggggttaccatGAGCGTGTCCCGGAGACCTCCGGCTCCCCGTCacattgcttctccttttctttttctcttacgcgtcatagggccgcaaggcaagtaCCGGCACGACGTATGATATTCgacttaccttaccattatatcaacatgtggttagtacgaaaagtgctagagccaactgcatcgATGAACgatgcttaaacaatgcaagcggtctatgatgcctgggctcctctcccaaactacccTAAGGAACTCCTCCAGGGCAGAAggcacccctagcaccgcccacatctcaccacaacctcaccactcatccaaccatcaatatcataatcaatatttatgaacaataagtaagttctaagctcgcgaacaacggatgAACCATTGCTCGATTTCTACTCAGGACCTATGCATCGCTAAGTATTTCGAACGACTCTTAAGTTAGATATcgacaatgttatcaaggctacaagcatatggataatcaacaactcaaggtagaggtaatgcatcaatatagatTCTACCCATAGACGCCTAACACCGACTCACTGAatatgcaaacttacataaagtataacttatcaatttagaatccataattcaatcaaagggtaaatatgcttagatgcttgccttgctgctttggGATTTGCCTGATTCTTCCcacacaacactcacaaaactccgggaggttggcatcgccttcactcgctctctAAATGAAATAAGAAtacattgcataaataataaacgatggaaaagtgtgcacatgatgcatgcttgaataatactagagCATCGTGCTTTGAAAACATTTACAAAAGAtcgctaagtgattagggtttaAAAGTTTGAAAGCCTGGACAAGCTAACATAAGTGCACATAGCCTTGCATGGCTGGCGGTTAGATCGACGTAGAGGTGGAAGTCAAACCGTCGGTTTGCAGAGAGTTTCAGCCTCTGGTGGCCAAACCATGCATGCTGGTGGTTAGACTGGCCTTAGTGGTGATTTGACCCCTATATAGGGTTTTCAACTCGTATTCTTCGTCCCTAACAGGCGGTTAGACCGGACCTATAGGTGATCAGACCGCCATACCTTATTGGCAGCGCCCTAGCGAGGTCCTCGGCGAGGACTCCTGTGAAACCTTTGACGATAAAGGGTACCGAAGTGCTCCATAGGGCTAGTGGATTGCTTCTAAAGTTATTTGGAGAACATTCACTGAGCTAAACTCATAAAACcttatggattggatctaggtgAAGCTAAGGTTTTCGCGGCAAAAATCAAAACGGTGACCGTCACAAGCTAGGAAACGACAGAAGAAGGGTATATGGAGGTTCACCTTGGCATGGGtgaactttgtattggatcggTTTGCCTCAGGAATGCTTCAATCCATCGATTTGGCTTTCAGAGGGTGACGGAGCTCGCGGTGGGAGAAAACAGCGTGAAAGGCGAATTCGATGGggaaaagaggggggggggggtacttggggaagtcctccaGGAAGCTCGTGGGAGTCCCCTCCTCCCATCTTCGGCCTTTGAACGCGATGAACGGATCACTACACTCTTTCTAAGGTTTGatggagagaggaagagagtgagagcaaatgagagaatgagagagtgagagcgagagagagagagagattgccTTAAGTGGCTCCTCTGTTGAgttctagcggtcagaccagtAAGTCCATGTGGCAAGTCCACATCACTGCACACCTTGCGGTTAGACCGCGGGTAAGCCCGATCAGACAGCGAGGAtgatttttgctgaatttttctaagtgtcctcttatcttcactctccacctttttctaagtatttgagGCTTTTTCAAAGTATTCTAAACTATTTCTAAAGTACTTAAAACACATTTTGACTCGACTCAATAAATAAATACGTATAATTACATGCAatgatgatcatgcatgcttaGTTACATAATTAACATTTTGGCAAGCGACGACGATCTCAGCCCGTTCGAGGCTACCACAAGCAAGAGCGCAACTCATGGAACCCATCCGAGGCACTCGTAGCAACCGGCAACAACCAAAAGATGGCCGACAATGGTACACGGCAGTGCGATCCAGCACTTCAGCGATGAGCAAAGGCTAAACGGGCCAGACAAGGATACCTAGAGCTTATACGTGTGCTAGAGAACTCAACGACGCGACTTCTAGCCGATGAGCCCTGCTGCGGCTCAGCCGGCAGCATGTGCAGTGGATCAACTGCGCACATTCGCGTGACGAGAGGCGCGCTGGCCACGGGCTAAGCCCAAATTAACATGCACGAAAGGTAGAGACTGCagtggggaagctcaccatggTACGAGTTTGAGAAATGGAGCAGCAACGCGGTGACTCGATGGTGAGGTGCGGAAGGAGGCCGCTGGATACAAAGAGGACGGCGGCGTGAGCTCAAATCCGGTGGGGAAGAGGGAAAAATCGGTCGGGAAACATGGCAGGGAGTGTCAACATGCCTCCACGGGGCTTCACATGGCTGGCCTAGGGCTAAATGGAGCTAGGGCGTGGTGGATTTGGCGTCGACAGTGCTGGTGTGCTGTGCTCTGCTCTTGCGAAGCTTGGCTGAGTGGgagtaggagagagagagagagagagagagagagagagagagagagagagagagagagagagagagatgagagggaAGGGGATAAGGCGCGGCCGACTTCTTTGGAACACACTCGATGGCCGGAGA contains:
- the LOC133898714 gene encoding puromycin-sensitive aminopeptidase, which encodes MDAPKEIFLKNYKKPDYLFDTVDLQFQLGEEKTIVTSNIVVSPAGISSPLVLHGCDLKLLSIKVNGTELKSEEYMVNSRHLTLAAPPASVFNLEIVTEIYPQLNTSLEGLYKSTGNFCTQCEAEGFRKITYFQDRPDVMAKYTCRIEADKTLYPVLLSNGNLIEQGDLEGGNHYALWEDPFKKPSYLFALVAGQLECREDSFVTCSGRNVTLRIWTPGQDLPKTVHAMYSLKAAMKWDEEVFGLEYDLDLFNIVVVPDFNMGAMENKSLNIFQSRLVLASPETATDGDYAAILGVIGHEYFHNWTGNRVTCRDWFQLTLKEGLTVFRDQEFSSDLGCRTVKRIADVSKLRIYQFPQDAGPMAHPIRPHSYIKMDNFYTVTVYEKGAEVVRMYKTMFGASGFRKGMDLYFQRHDGQAVTCEDFYAAMCDANNAQLPNFLQWYSQAGTPTVKVASSYDASSQTFSLKLSQEVPPTPGQLVKESMFIPVAVGLVDSAGKDMPLTSIYSDGMLQTLSNDDQPVFTTVLQFKKKEEEFIFHNVPERPVPSLLRGYSAPVRLDSDLSESDLFFLLAYDSDEFNRWEAGQILARKLMLSLVADFQQQKTLVLNPKFVDGLRSILRNTSLDKEFIAKAITLPGQGEIMDMMAVADPDAVHAVRTFVKKELAFQLKDDLLAAVTNNKSSEAYTFNHDSMARRALKNACLAYLASLNEPDATELALHEYKSATNMTEQFSALAALSQNPGQVRDDALLDFYNKWQHDYLVVSKWFALQATSDIPGNVVNVQKLLSHPAFDMRNPNKVYSLIGGFCGSPVNFHAKDGSGYKFLGEVVLQLDKINPQVASRMVSAFSRWRRYDVSRQALAKAQLEMIVSANGLSENVYEIASKSLAD